The Anaerotignum propionicum DSM 1682 sequence TGCTTCTCATAAAGCAGAATGATAGTGAAATATGACCAGAGAATTTGAGAATTGAATGGTTGATGGTAGGAATACCGTAGAAAAAGCTTCTTTGTATTGACAAATATACATTTTCGTCGTAAGATGTATCCAATAAACCGATGAGGGAGAAGAGTACTTTCAAAAAGAAACAACAGAGAGTTGCCGTGGGTGGAAAGGCAGCGTAGATTTTTGAAAGGAATGGACTCCTGAGGGCGCGCAGAACCTTAAGTATGCAAGCCGGAGCAGATACTCCGTTACCAACGAGGGCATATGTTCGTATGTCAAGAGAGGGTACTTTTTAGTACCAAGCCGGGTGGCACCGCAGGAGTGAATTGTTGCTCTTGTCCCTGCAAAGAAATTTGTTGGGACAGGAGCTTTTTTATTGCAGAAAAACCACTTCTCCCAACTAATAAAAACCATCACCGAAATGAGAGGAGAAAACAGAATGAAAAAAAATGAGATTCCTTACAAAATTTATTTGGATGAGCAGGAGATGCCAAAGCAATGGTATAATGTGCGGGCGGATATGAAGAAAAAGCCCGCACCTCTTTTAAACCCCGCAACCCTAGAGCCTATGACAGTAGAAGAACTGGCACCTGTTTTCTGTAGAGAGCTGGTAGAGCAGGAATTGGATAACACCAATGCCTATATTGATATCCCTCAGGAGATTCAAGATTATTATAGAATGTACCGTCCATCTCCCTTGGTACGTGCTTATCGCTTGGAGGAAAAACTGCAAACACCTGCGAAGATTTATTATAAATTTGAAGGAAATAATACCAGTGGCAGTCATAAGCTAAACTCTGCCATCGCCCAGGCGTATTATGCAAAGAAACAGGGGCTTACAGGTGTGACTACAGAGACAGGTGCAGGGCAATGGGGCACAGCTTTATCTATGGCTTGTGCATACTTTGGTTTGGACTGTGATGTATATATGGTTAAGGTATCCTATGAGCAAAAGCCCTTCCGCAGAGAGGTAATGCGTACATATGGTGCAAAGGTAACACCCTCTCCGTCCATGACTACGGAGGTTGGTAAAAAGATTTTGGCAGAGCATCCAGATACCACAGGTAGTTTAGGCTGTGCCATTTCCGAAGCCGTTGAGTCTGCAGTGTCAAGGGAAGGATATCGCTATGTTTTGGGAAGTGTATTAAATCAGGTTTTGTTGCATCAGTCAGTGATTGGGCTTGAAGCAAAGGCCGCTATGGATAAATACGGCGTGATTGCTGATGTGATTATTGGCTGTGCAGGGGGCGGTTCCAACCTAGGTGGATTGATTTCTCCTTTCATGGGTGAAATGCTCAGAGGAGAGCGGGACTATCGCTTTATCGCTGTAGAGCCTGCATCTTGCCCCAGTTTAACAAGGGGAAAATATGTATATGATTTCTGTGATACAGGTATGGTAACACCCTTAGCAAAGATGTACACCTTAGGTAGTGGGTTTATTCCCTCTGCAAACCATGCGGGGGGACTGCGTTATCATGGCATGAGCCCTGTTGTGTCGGAATTATTCCATCAAGGCCTCATGGAAGCCCGTTCTGTAGAGCAAACGGCCGTGTTTGAAGCGGCGGAGATGTTCGCCAGAGTCGAGGGAATTTTGCCCGCACCAGAGAGTGCCCATGCAATTCGTGTGGCAATGGACGAGGCCCTACATTGCAAAGAGAAAGGAGAAGAAAAAACAATTCTCTTTGGACTAACTGGCACAGGTTATTTTGATATGCTTGCTTATGAAAAATTCAATGATGGCATAATGAATGATTACATTCCCACGGATGAGGATTTAGAGCAAGGATTTGCAGGAATTCCTAATATCCCTCAAAATCAATAAGCAGTTTGTTTTCGTAAGTACTTTCTATTTTGGGAGGTACTTACGTTTTTTCTGGAAAGCCATTGAATCAGAGTGTATATTGAATTGACAGCCCATAAAAAAAAGATTTTAAATATACAAAGGATCAATATGCAGCAGAGGACAAAGTGGTGGTTTTTTGAGATGAAATAGGATAGATACTAGACTTTTTTCTTATGTGCAGAGCACATTGGGGATTACATATGAAAATCCTTTGTTCAGGAACTTTCCCTTGTATGTAGAGGGCTTTGGCTATAGCAAGCTGTGGGTTTTGTTCTCGAATCAAATGTGATTTTAATAAAAGTATCAATTGTAAAAATAGAAGGGGTCTCTCTAATAAGAAAACTAAAATATTAAGAAAAGAAATTATTATTTGGAGAATTCTATTTTTTCGCTATCTCTGAAAATTCCTTTCTCTTGTGGTAATAGAAAATTTATGCTAGGCTAAAGCTATTCTAATTGTTTCGAGGTGGAAAAATGAGGTTTTTACCAAATAGTATCACAGTTTCAAGAATTTTTGCTTCATTTTTTCTGCTCATAACAGAACCGTTTACAGGTTCATTTTTTGCTCTTTATCTTTTTTGTGGCTTAAGTGACATCTTAGACGGATTTTTGGCACGAAGGCTTGGCTTGTCTTCGGCATCAGGAGCTACGTTAGATAGTATTGCCGATTGCATTTTTGTTTTTGTCGCGCTATTTACCTTGCTTCCTAAAATAGCTGTGCCTCGGTGGGTGTTGTTTTGGGTTTGTGGGATTTTTATTCTTAAGGGGATTACCTTTGTGATAGGGGTTTTTCGGTATCGTGGGTTGGCATTTTTACATACATATCTGAATAAGGCGGCGGGAGGAGTATTGTTTTGTTTCCCGCTAATGTATGCTTATTGGGGAATAACCATTACTGCATCCTTACTCTGTGGGCTTGCCACGATTGCGGCCTTGGAGGAGTTGTGTATTAATATCTTTGCAAAAGCGTTACAGCGGGATAGGAAAGGTTTGTTTTTTTAAATAAACTAGGAAATTGCTAATTTAAGGAACATTGGAAGATAAATTTGTCCCTGAATGGACTTAATTTTTTTCATCATTGAATCAAACCTTATAAACTTGGGTTTATCTATGGCTTGTTTCAAAAAGGACTATATTCAAAATAATAAAAGCCTGTTGCTATTTAGGGATTTGTTTTGCAAATCTAAGCACCAGGCTTTTTTAAGCGTTTTATGGTTTGGAATTGTTGTGTTTTTTCGTTTTTGTCCGAAAAATTCAACTTAGTGAGTTTATGTAATCAGGTTTCAAGCAGCAAATTTTCCTTTTGCACGGTTTGTCAGAAGCACCCGCTCTACGCTCCAATAAAAGTTCTCTTCACCGATGATTTCCTTTAAATCTGTTCTCTGCATCATCTTCATGGTGTGGGTGGGAAGGCCGCAAAGGGCAACATCAACTCCTTGACTGCGCAGACCTTCAATCAGCTCTCGCAAAACTTGAGCGCAGGATATATCAATATTGGAGACACCACGCATGGAGAACAGCACGGTATCAGCACCCTTAACCTTTTCTGCAATATCAGAAATAGCTTGGGTATTTGCAAAAATCATGGGGCCTGTGATATAAACCACTTTCGCGTTGCTGTAGCGTTCACAAAGAACGGGGTCAGTTACGTTCATGCGGCTCATATCAACATCTTCATAATTAATTTCGATAAAGGAAAGACGTGTTACAAGGAACACCAAGCCAATTACAACACCAACCAAAATTGCAATGGTCAGGTCAAACACAATGGTTGCTGCCATGGTTGCCACAAATTCCAGCATAGCTCCTTTAAATTTATGGGAGAAAATATAATGGATAGATTCCCATTCATTCATACGCCATGCCGTAACCATCAA is a genomic window containing:
- a CDS encoding CDP-alcohol phosphatidyltransferase family protein encodes the protein MRFLPNSITVSRIFASFFLLITEPFTGSFFALYLFCGLSDILDGFLARRLGLSSASGATLDSIADCIFVFVALFTLLPKIAVPRWVLFWVCGIFILKGITFVIGVFRYRGLAFLHTYLNKAAGGVLFCFPLMYAYWGITITASLLCGLATIAALEELCINIFAKALQRDRKGLFF
- a CDS encoding TrpB-like pyridoxal phosphate-dependent enzyme is translated as MKKNEIPYKIYLDEQEMPKQWYNVRADMKKKPAPLLNPATLEPMTVEELAPVFCRELVEQELDNTNAYIDIPQEIQDYYRMYRPSPLVRAYRLEEKLQTPAKIYYKFEGNNTSGSHKLNSAIAQAYYAKKQGLTGVTTETGAGQWGTALSMACAYFGLDCDVYMVKVSYEQKPFRREVMRTYGAKVTPSPSMTTEVGKKILAEHPDTTGSLGCAISEAVESAVSREGYRYVLGSVLNQVLLHQSVIGLEAKAAMDKYGVIADVIIGCAGGGSNLGGLISPFMGEMLRGERDYRFIAVEPASCPSLTRGKYVYDFCDTGMVTPLAKMYTLGSGFIPSANHAGGLRYHGMSPVVSELFHQGLMEARSVEQTAVFEAAEMFARVEGILPAPESAHAIRVAMDEALHCKEKGEEKTILFGLTGTGYFDMLAYEKFNDGIMNDYIPTDEDLEQGFAGIPNIPQNQ